In Solanum lycopersicum chromosome 3, SLM_r2.1, the genomic stretch tcgttcaggaTACCATCAGCtcagggttagggatggagatatcccaaagacagcctttcgtacccgttatggtcactatgagttcctagttattTCATCTAATCTCATGAATGCACCTGCTgtatttatggatctcatgaacagggttttccgtgaataccttgaatcttttgtcatagtattcattgatgacattctcatctactctaagaccaaggaagagaatgaacaacatttgagactaaccttgtaGGTAATTAGACAACATCAATTGTATGCtgaattcagcaagtgtgaattctggcttagatcagtgaccttccagGGTCATGTTGTGTTTGAGAAAGGTGTTTAGGTAGATTCCAGGAAGACTGAAGCTGTTAAAAACTggccaaaacctcttactcccacagatattcgtagcttcttgggattggctggttattATCGCAGGTTCGTGGTGGgtttttcttctattgatgtcTCATTGACAACTTTAACTAAGAAGTAGGCCAAGTTTAGATGGACAGAGGATTGTGAGAAGAttttccaggagctcaaggatagactcacttcagccctggtgcttactttgcctaagtgttgtgagaattacactgtttattgtgatgcatctagggttggtttgggttgtgttcttatgcagggtaGTAAGGTGGTAGCTTATGCGTCTAGACAGCTCAAGGttaatgagaagaattatcccactcatgacctggagttggTAGCTATGGTGTTTGCACTGAAAttgtggaggcactacttgtatgaAGTGCAtatggatgtgttcacagaccacaagagtctccaatacGCGTTCACACAAAGAGAGTTTAATTTACGTCAGCGAAGATGGTTTGAACTGTGGAAGGACTATGACATTAACGTTCACTATCATCCATGTAAAGGTAATTCTGTAGCTGATGATTTGAGTAGGACGAGCATGGGAAGTATAGCCAATGTTGAGGATAGgaagaaggagttggtgaaaGATGTACATAGACTGGCTAGACTGGGTGTGCGgttagttgactctactagtgggggtgttccagttcatcctagttttgaatcatccttagtagttgaagtcaaggagGTTCAACATCTTGAACTtgtgttgatggagctgaaggactcagtgttggttaagataaatgagtcttttgctttgggagatgaCGACATACTTAGGTACCAGGACAAACTGTGTATActagatgtggatgatttgcggacTGGGATCATTGCAGAGGaccatggttccagatattccatacatccaggttccaccaagatgtatcatgatcttaaacaaatctattggtgggatgacATGAAGAAAGAAATTGCAGATTATgtggccaagtgtcctaattgtcaacagtttaaggcagaacatcttaagcctggtggtctTACTCAAattattgaggttccgacttAGAAATGGGAGGCTATTAATATGGACAtcgtggttggtcttctgaagactaggagacagcATGACTCTATATAGGTTATTGTagacaggatgactaagtctgccaCTTTATCCCTGTTAAGTCTACTTACAGAGCTGAGGATTATGAGAAACTCTACGTTGATGAGATTGTGATagggcatgggattcctttgtctatcatttcagatagaggagctcagttcacttcacatttctgGTGATCATTCCAGAAGAGCTTAAACACGCAAGTGAACCTTAGTACTTACTGCCTTTCAtactcagactgatgggcaggcagagcgcaccattcagacattggaggacatgctgaaggcgtgtgtgattgacttcaaggATAGTTGGGATGACCATCTGCCTTTGATAGAATTCTCGTATAGTAATAactatcactccagcattgggataGCACCGTTTGAGACACTGTAtagtaggaggtgtaggtctccagttgggtggttcgacAGGTTGGCTATTGCTTACACTCGGCAGAAGTCTTATGCAGACAACAAAAAACGGCCCTAAGAGTTTAATGTTGGTGACCAgatctatttgaagatatcacctatgaagggggttatgaggtttggcaggaaggggaagctgaGTACGAGGTATGTTCgaccatatgagatcctacaccgtgtgggagaggtggcctatgagttggcattgccTGCGGAACTAGATTTTGTTCATCCAATATTTCATGTCtttatgttaaagaagtgcctaggtgatccagcatcgattctacctgttgaaggtttgggggttgatgAAATCTTTTTCTATGAGGAGGTACCTGTTGACATtttagacagacaggtcaagcggctgaggaacaaggagattgcaacagtgaaggtattgtggaagAATattcttgttgagggtgctacgtggtaggccgaggccgatatgagatcACGCTACCCCCATATTTTCaactcttgaggttagacttcctactcttaagtctaagtttcctAACTCTCAATTCTTTGTTGCTATTGCTTGATTGTGTATAGTGACTATTGTGTATAGTTACTATGTTATGATCTGACTAGCATTACGCGAAATAGTTAGAAgcgtcattcggggatgaatgttcctagggggggggggataatgtaacaaccacTACACTTTTTTGGGCCTACGACAACATTAAATCTGGACAACGCTTGTAAAGTgttgcataaaatatttttgagaacaCTTTTAAAGCATAGCccaaatttttaacttttggaTACGATAATTTTGGCAATACTTCCAAAGTATACTTTTTATTGGTATAGGCCACACTTTATAAGGGTTATTAGTGTTTCATATAATTGACAACAACTATTCAGATAGATGCCCATACTTTTAAAGTGTCTTATTGTAGTAATTGTAAAAACAACACATTacaaatgtgaaaatatatttttcactaaaatattatataccCTCCAAAATTTCTTCCTTCATTTTTATtgtgcaaaaaaaattaatatattaaatttaaatctttatttttccccaaattaaaaaaaaaatcacaattttcagGTCACACAGAGTGAAGAACGACGCTGCTTCCCCAAATATGAAAATTGTCAAGAATGATTCATAGATCTAAGAATGACTGCATCTTCTCCATAGCTTATATTTCTCAAGACTGATCCTTTACAAATTGAAGAACGACACATTTTTCAGTTCATGGTTGTTCACCGATGACCTACGAAAATCCCTCATAGATTTGTCATTGTTCATCAAGGACAGAATATAAGCTTCACTTAAGTAGATGATGTCTCAAAGCTTCATCACATTGAAAGGATTTTGTTGGTATACGGTTTATaaggtaaatatttttatgcttAAAAGTCTTAGTCTATGGCATCAGTGTTTATTGCTTTAACACATTTAACTTTAGGGTTTTGATATTCTTGGGTTGTTGATacgatttttgttgattttgtttataCAAAAGGAAATAAGGCAACAGAAGTTTTTTTggctttattttcttttaacttgGTTTGAGTAATTTGGTTGTTATAGTTTCAGCATATCTTTGATGTGTGGTTTTCGTGTGAATAGATCATAGATAGTGTTAATCTTTACGAGGTTAATAGACTGAAGTTGTATATAGATTGGGGTTAGGCACCATTTCATGATTCGATGTTTAGCATGGACCTTCTTAAATTGTTTTGGCTTATGTTTAAGAGTGTTATTGGCTGGAATAGTGCACTCTGGGATTTGTTCAATAAATCTTACTAGGAAAAGAAGATATATTCGTTACCTTCATGTTAAATCTCTCTGCATTAGATTTTAAGTTGCATTATAATATTTCTGCTCAAGATATGCAGAATCCAATATTTTATGCTTTGTGTATGATGAATTATTATGGTTGGTGTCTAAGTAGCAGTTCTCTCTACTACTTTGTTGAAGCATATGCctataataattttctatttgatTAAGGACTTTGCCTGTAGCTGCCTCTGTGTATCTTCCGGTTCCAGTCACAAATAATAGTTCCAAGGCGGGGAGATGAACTAGTTAGCTCATCAACAAACTTTGCAAATCAGGTCTCCAAATCTTTCAAAGAAGAAGTAGTGAACAGGTGCACTCAACTGTTGCCATTGTTATCTTTCTTTGTCTACATTTCGACTGTATCATCCTTAAAACTTTAAGGGGTTTATTTCTTGTACGGGTAGCTTGTTAATGATCTTTGATTGTAAGTTAAGTTCTTGTTGGTTTAGTTAATACTGTTCAGTGCAAATGCATTTCGTTTCAACTTGGTAATAATTTAACAGATAAGATAGCTATCACTTCTTCTAGGTGTCTCGGAGTTTCAATTGACTTCACAACATACTTTCACAtgaaattttttactttttatatgtCGATATACATAGGCTTCAAATTATGAGAACTATAGTCCTTCTACCTCGTGCCTCACCTTGAAAAAGTCGTGCATCTTTTCCTTCTTCCTTGCAGTGGTGGCTGCAAACATGTTTTCTACTTTGGGTACTGGTCTTCATTTTGCATTATGTTCTTGAAAGGCTGGATGTAGAATTGGAGCTTTCACTAATATGTTTCCTAGTAACTTCATGTGTATATATTGCTTGTGTACCTAATTTCCCGTCACAAGAGAGCTCGCGATCTTTGGAATCACTGCGCCTTGAAAAATATGGAGAGGAGTACACTTTTGTGCACTGAATATTTATTACTTTGGTATCAACTTTCTCTTATAGTGGTTTAATGATTTCTTCTCAACTGATATATTTGATAAGTGTGAGAATATTCTTTGTCGACTATCAGAAAAGCATGGAACAATTTTTACATTATAATTGCTTCATCTTGGACTTTGGCTGGTGTATCATCTAGATTTGGTTTAGAATTATTGGAACAAGTAGCGTCAATATTGTGAGTATCTATCTTTCTACAAGATTGTTAGTACgtctaatatttttctttatcttgTGGTTGAGAACTTCAGAGATTCTAGTCTTTATTATATGTTATCTTCTTCTTGTTCTGTCAACTGGAAAGGAGCAATATTGACATATGATACTCGTACAAATCTGTCATTTTTTCGTTCATTTAGTGCAGCAGACTATGTTGCTGCCCAGCGGCTTAGGGGAGACATGTTTCTTAAGCTAGCTACACTAAAGCAATCTAACCTAGTCATGAATTACTTTCACTCCATAGTAGGCATGTGAATccattaaaataacataataggAAATGGAatccattaaaataaataacattgaTTGTTCTCCTCTGTTATAAGAGAGTTATATCTATTTGCAacaattcaattttctttttccatgTTCTTAGTCTTCTTGAGTTCATAGTTGTTGTGCTCGCCTTAAGTTtggtttatttatttgttaatcaCCATGAGTTTGTTTTGTCTATATCTGTTGTAGTAGTTTTCTTGTTTTTGGTTATAGGTTTTGATCGTGTCAAAGAAATTAACTCCATTGTTCCTGTGCTTGTTTTCTTCGTTTAGATTGATCAGTTCTCACTCATATCAGTAGATGTAGATTTATTCAACATTGGTAGGGTCGTTTTGTGTTGTGAATgatcccttttttttcttttctccaagATTTCCTATTCATATTTACCGAGAGAGTCTTGGACTACATGTAGAACATGGATTTTATAGATTTTGTAACAACAGTTGATTCGAAAAATCGATTTTCTTGTAGTTATTTACTATGACATCTTATTAGCATATGAAATACATTTTTTGATAGAAACTAAGATTCATGTTTTTTATAACAATACCACTACATTGGGAAGTAGCTGGtaaatcaaaaatcaagtgAAGATTTTAGTCCTAAAGTGTATACTATAACAATATTGTAACAACTTATCCCACAAGTGATATTTGTCCGTTTTAGGCCTAGGCCAACATGTCTATAAAATATGTCTTTAGGATGTATTTATTGATATACTCAGCATCTTTTTTAGTTTTCTATTATGTGGATTTGCCGAGAGTGtcacaaatattttattctaaaatgtTATTGCTCGTTGTTTTTTTCAATCAGGCGGACCTTACTGGAATGTTCCTATAGGAAGAAAAGACGGACGAATATTATAGCTAGTGAAACAACACTGCTTCCAATGCAGATATTCAACATTTCTCAACTAAAACAAAGCTTCCACCAAAGAGGTCTCGCACTAGACAACTTGGTTTCTCTCTTAGTTCAGCAtaaaaaattatccaaaaaattTCACTAGTTAATTTCATAAATGGTTACTCAACTTACTTCTGATACAACTATATGTTCTCTTTAACTCTCAGGTGCATATACTCTAGTATTTACCCATTGTTCATCATTTATAAACCACACATACAACTTCAACGCCACACGTGACATTGATCCTTTACTACGTCCATCGTTTGCAGCAAGCTTGAGTGGCATATTTTCACTCAAAAACAGGGCAAAAAAAAGCAAGAATCAACAATAATCCTGCAGCAACAACATTTGATAATACTCATTACTGTAATCCCTTGGGGAGCTGCTGGTATGAATCTTGTGTGGTAGTAATAATACCTTCTTAatgatgaattataatttttgaataagtgtgaccttttaaattttttgaagacATTTGgttttaatttcttcttttacatattttttctttatggtTTATTGAAATCATATCCTTTTAAGTAGCTAATCTTTTGTTGTATATCATAGTCTTTCTTCATGCAGATGGAATCCTCATGATGGAAATTTATAGAGTTCTTGGACCTGGTGGCTACTGGGTGCTTTCTGGCCCTCATATCAGTTGGAAGACTAATTAT encodes the following:
- the LOC138347607 gene encoding uncharacterized protein, which produces MRFGRKGKLSTRYVRPYEILHRVGEVAYELALPAELDFVHPIFHVFMLKKCLGDPASILPVEGLGVDEIFFYEEVPVDILDRQVKRLRNKEIATVKVLWKNILVEGATW